One window of Pseudacidobacterium ailaaui genomic DNA carries:
- a CDS encoding sensor histidine kinase — protein MRVFRMQPNQPESEGAQRLPEATRDLLRANQLIAIGQLAGSIAHEINNPLEAIANLLYLMEQDKDLSTQSRSYLKLAEQELGRVIQISKQTLNFYRETPSPVTMQVSDLMEEVLVLYSRRLQEKQIQLHRRYHPQQKVALFPGEMRQVFANLVANAVEACPRGGGLWLRVHPTVMGNGQRGVRVTVADNGSGMDPALLRKIGRPFFTTKGQQGTGLGLWVTMSILSRNGSKLRVRSHTGAERHGTVFSILIPAEAATVSHRESMCHLPRWRVAS, from the coding sequence ATGCGGGTCTTCAGGATGCAGCCAAACCAGCCAGAATCGGAAGGAGCGCAGAGGCTTCCAGAGGCAACCAGGGACCTGCTGCGGGCCAACCAGTTGATTGCAATCGGACAACTGGCCGGGTCCATTGCGCATGAGATCAACAATCCACTGGAAGCCATTGCCAATCTTCTTTACCTGATGGAACAGGACAAAGACCTCTCCACGCAATCCAGGTCTTATTTAAAGCTGGCGGAACAGGAGCTCGGGCGGGTCATTCAAATCAGCAAACAGACCCTGAATTTTTATCGGGAAACGCCGTCTCCGGTCACGATGCAGGTGAGCGACCTGATGGAGGAAGTACTGGTGCTTTACTCGCGGCGGCTCCAGGAAAAGCAGATTCAGCTGCACCGCAGATATCATCCGCAGCAAAAGGTGGCGCTTTTCCCCGGGGAGATGCGACAGGTCTTTGCCAATCTGGTGGCGAATGCAGTGGAGGCCTGTCCGCGTGGTGGTGGACTCTGGCTGCGCGTGCATCCGACGGTCATGGGCAATGGGCAGCGGGGCGTGCGTGTGACGGTTGCGGACAATGGCAGCGGTATGGACCCTGCTTTGCTGCGCAAGATAGGCAGGCCCTTTTTTACGACCAAGGGGCAGCAGGGGACGGGCCTGGGCCTGTGGGTGACTATGTCGATTCTGTCGAGAAATGGCAGTAAGCTGCGTGTCCGCTCGCATACTGGGGCAGAGCGTCACGGAACCGTCTTCAGCATCCTGATACCGGCCGAAGCAGCCACAGTATCCCACCGAGAAAGTATGTGCCATCTTCCCCGGTGGCGTGTCGCCAGCTAA
- a CDS encoding MarR family winged helix-turn-helix transcriptional regulator encodes MRPTTQTPTTDASGIHLWLVLWKAFHSVEAHALRSIAGLGMAYSDFGVLEALLHKGPLTIGQLGQKVLLTSGSMTAAINRLETKGLVERRPAVGDGRTRLIALTPKGSSLIQAAFANHRQAMEDAVGGLSIDERKTLVNLLRRLGLSAAQRSKK; translated from the coding sequence ATGCGGCCCACCACCCAAACACCGACGACTGACGCCAGCGGAATCCACCTTTGGCTGGTGCTCTGGAAGGCCTTCCATTCCGTGGAAGCCCATGCTTTGCGCAGCATCGCTGGTCTGGGCATGGCCTACAGCGACTTCGGGGTGCTCGAAGCGCTCTTGCATAAGGGACCCCTCACGATCGGTCAGTTGGGCCAGAAGGTCCTGCTTACCAGCGGGTCCATGACCGCGGCCATCAACCGCCTGGAAACAAAGGGGCTGGTGGAGCGCAGACCTGCCGTGGGTGATGGCCGCACACGCCTGATTGCTCTTACGCCGAAAGGGAGTTCCCTCATCCAGGCGGCCTTTGCCAACCACAGGCAGGCCATGGAAGATGCTGTGGGCGGCCTCTCCATAGACGAACGCAAAACGTTAGTGAATTTGCTGCGCCGGCTCGGCCTCAGTGCAGCACAGAGAAGTAAGAAGTAA
- the rplM gene encoding 50S ribosomal protein L13 produces the protein MATYIPSAKEISRKWFVLDANGKTLGRLATEAARVLSGKRNPRYTPFIDMGDHVIVINAEKVRLTGLKSQSKIYRRYTGFPGGLREESFVRLLERKPEKIVEEAIKGMLPKTRLGRRMASKLNVYRGDQHPHQAQKPEVLEVKA, from the coding sequence ATGGCGACGTACATTCCGAGCGCGAAGGAAATCAGCCGCAAATGGTTCGTGCTGGACGCAAATGGCAAGACCCTGGGGCGTCTGGCGACCGAGGCTGCCCGTGTGCTCAGCGGCAAAAGGAACCCCAGATACACGCCCTTTATCGATATGGGAGATCACGTCATCGTGATCAATGCTGAGAAGGTCCGGTTGACCGGGCTGAAGAGCCAGAGCAAGATTTACCGTCGCTACACCGGGTTTCCCGGCGGTCTGCGCGAGGAATCCTTTGTGCGCCTACTGGAGCGTAAGCCGGAAAAGATTGTGGAAGAGGCGATCAAGGGAATGCTGCCCAAGACCAGGCTGGGCCGCCGGATGGCTTCCAAGCTGAACGTGTATCGCGGTGACCAGCACCCGCATCAGGCCCAGAAGCCTGAGGTGCTGGAAGTCAAGGCATAA
- a CDS encoding SDR family NAD(P)-dependent oxidoreductase has product MNHPLSLEGKTAVVIGGTSGIGRALSLGLAEAGADVIASARRKEQLEETANEIEARGRRTLRVPSDVSDRASLEDLLRQTLEHFGKADILINCAGKIKRAPTLDFPEDEWQSILDTNLTGTLRACQIFGRHMLQRGYGRIINIASLNSFVALSEVAAYAASKAAVASLTRSLAVEWSRHGVLVNAIAPGVFRTALNAQLLDSTPRGKELLMRTPMGRFGKTEEVVGAAIYLASDAASYVTGQVLVVDGGFLASGVNQ; this is encoded by the coding sequence ATGAACCATCCACTCAGTCTGGAAGGAAAGACGGCCGTCGTCATCGGGGGGACCTCAGGCATTGGCCGTGCCCTGAGTCTTGGCCTGGCCGAGGCCGGCGCTGATGTTATCGCCTCAGCGCGCCGCAAGGAACAACTTGAAGAGACAGCAAACGAAATCGAGGCCCGGGGCCGGCGCACCCTGCGCGTGCCCTCGGACGTCAGCGACCGCGCCTCGCTGGAAGACCTTCTCCGGCAGACGCTGGAACATTTCGGCAAAGCGGACATCCTCATCAACTGCGCCGGGAAAATCAAGCGCGCGCCCACTCTTGATTTTCCTGAAGATGAGTGGCAGAGCATCCTGGACACAAACCTTACCGGGACCCTGCGCGCCTGCCAGATCTTTGGAAGGCATATGCTCCAGCGCGGCTACGGGCGCATCATCAATATCGCCTCGCTGAACAGCTTTGTCGCGCTCTCTGAAGTGGCCGCTTATGCCGCCAGCAAGGCCGCTGTGGCCTCGCTCACCCGTTCGCTTGCTGTCGAGTGGTCGCGGCATGGGGTACTGGTCAACGCGATCGCCCCCGGGGTCTTCCGCACCGCGCTCAATGCACAATTGCTCGACAGTACCCCGCGCGGCAAGGAGCTGCTGATGCGCACGCCCATGGGCCGCTTCGGCAAAACTGAGGAGGTCGTCGGCGCGGCCATCTATCTGGCCTCCGATGCCGCTTCCTACGTTACCGGACAGGTACTGGTGGTGGATGGAGGCTTTCTGGCCAGCGGGGTCAACCAGTAG
- a CDS encoding glucoamylase family protein, with the protein MARSRITRRDLLRNAGASSVLALGVPVMGQNQAQPPAVKPGQQPQTEQEAAQQYQRGVGVFINRPLTQVSRQAEALLDDLEGRGCDYFYNEAHPKTGLVRDRAPAEGRSLGRVASIAATGFGLTALCIAAKRNYLPKLQCEERVEKTLAFLLEDCPHEHGFLYHFIDMESGQRMFGSELSSIDTALLLCGVLTCRQYFAGNARIEALATTFYRRIDWQWMLNGGTTLSMGWLPDLGFLKHRWDIYSELMTMYLLAIGSPTHPIPAETWNVLQRPLVQFGGINYISGLAPLFIHQYAHAWCDYRNQRDLHANYFTNSIAATRVHQLWCLTLGGKFPWMDQDLWGITASDSREGYRVWGGPPAIGPLDGTVVPCACAGSLPFLPAECSHVLLTIREKYGARAWTRYGFVDAFHPKANWYAPDILGIDQGISVLMAENLRTGFVWEQFMKNREVAHAMREVQFHPDPDVNSQVL; encoded by the coding sequence TTGGCCCGTTCGCGCATAACCCGTCGTGATTTGCTGCGCAATGCTGGCGCCTCCAGCGTGCTTGCCCTCGGTGTTCCGGTCATGGGGCAGAACCAGGCGCAGCCTCCGGCCGTGAAGCCGGGCCAGCAGCCGCAGACCGAACAAGAAGCAGCGCAGCAGTATCAGCGGGGTGTGGGGGTCTTCATCAACCGCCCGCTGACGCAGGTCTCCAGGCAGGCCGAGGCCTTGCTGGACGATCTGGAAGGCCGGGGATGCGATTACTTCTACAACGAGGCGCATCCGAAGACCGGGCTGGTGCGCGACCGCGCTCCGGCCGAGGGACGGTCACTGGGGCGGGTGGCCAGCATTGCCGCGACGGGGTTTGGCCTGACGGCGCTATGCATTGCCGCCAAACGCAACTATCTGCCGAAGCTGCAATGTGAAGAACGTGTTGAGAAGACGCTGGCCTTTTTGTTAGAAGATTGCCCGCATGAACACGGATTTTTGTATCACTTTATTGACATGGAAAGCGGCCAGAGGATGTTTGGCAGCGAGCTTTCCTCAATTGACACCGCACTGCTGTTGTGCGGGGTGCTGACCTGCCGCCAATACTTTGCCGGCAATGCCCGGATTGAGGCGCTGGCTACGACCTTCTACCGGCGCATTGACTGGCAATGGATGCTGAACGGCGGGACGACGCTTTCCATGGGCTGGCTGCCGGACCTGGGATTTTTGAAGCACCGCTGGGACATCTACTCCGAGCTGATGACCATGTATCTGCTGGCCATTGGCTCGCCCACCCATCCGATTCCGGCCGAGACGTGGAATGTGCTGCAAAGGCCATTGGTGCAGTTCGGCGGCATCAATTACATCAGCGGACTGGCGCCGCTGTTTATCCACCAATATGCCCATGCCTGGTGCGATTACCGCAATCAGCGGGACCTGCACGCCAACTACTTCACCAATTCGATTGCGGCGACGCGCGTCCACCAGCTCTGGTGCCTGACGCTGGGAGGCAAGTTTCCCTGGATGGACCAGGACCTGTGGGGCATTACCGCATCGGACTCGCGCGAAGGATATCGCGTCTGGGGCGGTCCGCCGGCCATCGGACCGCTGGACGGTACGGTCGTGCCGTGCGCCTGCGCCGGATCGCTGCCGTTTCTGCCCGCCGAGTGCTCGCACGTGCTGCTGACCATTCGGGAGAAATATGGTGCCCGGGCATGGACACGGTATGGATTTGTGGATGCATTCCATCCCAAGGCCAACTGGTACGCTCCGGACATTCTGGGGATTGACCAGGGCATCAGTGTGCTGATGGCAGAAAATCTGCGCACCGGCTTTGTATGGGAGCAGTTCATGAAGAACCGTGAAGTGGCCCACGCCATGCGTGAGGTCCAGTTTCATCCCGACCCGGATGTGAATTCGCAGGTGCTATAG
- a CDS encoding pirin family protein, which translates to MSARKTVLGVYGPGSNHWVGDGFPVRNLFPSNGLRDEINPFLMLDYAGPQHFPPSPQSHGVGEHPHRGFETVTIVYQGALEHRDSAGHSGTIFPGDVQWMTAASGVVHEEMHEKEFAKNGGTFEVVQLWVNLPKAVKMSQPRYQGITKEQIPSVDFGNGSYVRVIAGELQGTKGPAQTFTPVNVFDVRLKAGTKVELQIPAGHNTGVVLLKGDLVLNGVDSIRGEAKIATLSPEGTAIHLEAKEDTTLLLLSGEPIHEPVFSYGPFVMNTRDEIMQAVQDYQDGKMGHLS; encoded by the coding sequence ATGTCTGCAAGAAAAACTGTCCTGGGCGTCTACGGACCAGGATCCAACCACTGGGTAGGGGACGGCTTCCCGGTGCGCAATCTCTTTCCATCCAACGGCCTGCGAGACGAGATCAATCCGTTTCTGATGCTAGACTATGCCGGCCCGCAACACTTTCCGCCCTCGCCCCAGTCGCATGGCGTTGGCGAGCACCCGCACCGTGGCTTTGAGACGGTCACGATTGTCTATCAAGGTGCGCTCGAACACCGTGACTCTGCCGGCCACTCCGGGACCATCTTTCCGGGCGATGTGCAATGGATGACCGCTGCCTCTGGCGTCGTGCATGAAGAGATGCATGAAAAGGAGTTCGCAAAAAATGGCGGCACCTTCGAGGTGGTGCAGCTCTGGGTGAATCTGCCGAAAGCCGTAAAGATGTCTCAGCCGCGCTATCAGGGAATCACAAAAGAGCAGATTCCTTCTGTAGATTTCGGCAATGGCTCCTATGTCCGCGTGATTGCCGGAGAATTGCAGGGAACCAAAGGCCCCGCCCAGACTTTCACTCCGGTGAATGTTTTTGATGTGCGTCTCAAGGCGGGGACCAAGGTCGAGCTGCAAATTCCCGCAGGCCACAATACCGGGGTGGTCCTGCTGAAGGGCGACCTGGTACTCAATGGCGTAGACTCCATCCGGGGCGAGGCAAAGATCGCCACGCTCAGCCCGGAGGGAACGGCGATCCATTTGGAAGCAAAAGAGGACACCACGCTTCTGCTCCTGAGCGGAGAACCAATCCACGAGCCGGTCTTTAGTTACGGCCCGTTTGTCATGAACACCCGGGATGAAATCATGCAGGCAGTACAGGACTACCAGGATGGGAAGATGGGCCATCTAAGCTAA
- a CDS encoding lactate racemase domain-containing protein — MSGHTTYIRRTLTVEAMGLFLSAGNSTASFTSPQLKEMLFQALDSLGPRRKVLVVPPDQTRAHSRAGELTRYVWEYYGDHLKAILPALGTHSPMSPAAIARMFGEVPLSLFRAHNWRTDIVTLGEVPAEFIHEKSEGKLNYAWPAQVNKLIASGEFDLVLSIGQVVPHEVIGMANYNKNILVGTGGREGINRSHYLGAVYGMERIMGRADNPVRQVLNYASDHFLKDVPLVYVHTVVGRDPEGHLVVRGLFVGDDKECFHRAADLSLQVNFEMLERPIQKAVVYLEPHEFKSTWLGNKAIYRTRMALADGGELIILAPGVKEFGEDPAIDRLIRRYGYCGTPATLAAVEKDPELASDLSAAAHLIHGSSEGRFHITYCPGHLTREEIESAGFRYGDLASMTARYNPDTLKNGQNTVNGEEIFFISNPGLGLWADRGRFHS, encoded by the coding sequence TTGAGTGGTCATACCACTTACATTCGGCGTACACTGACTGTGGAAGCCATGGGTCTCTTTCTCAGCGCCGGAAACAGCACGGCCAGTTTCACCTCTCCGCAGTTGAAGGAAATGCTCTTTCAGGCGCTGGACTCGCTTGGTCCTCGCCGGAAAGTGCTCGTCGTCCCTCCTGACCAGACCCGCGCCCACTCCCGCGCCGGCGAACTGACGCGCTACGTGTGGGAATATTACGGCGACCACCTGAAGGCCATTCTGCCTGCTCTGGGCACCCATTCGCCCATGTCCCCGGCCGCCATCGCGCGCATGTTTGGTGAGGTCCCGCTGTCGCTTTTTCGCGCCCACAACTGGCGGACCGACATCGTCACCCTTGGTGAGGTCCCGGCAGAATTCATTCATGAAAAATCCGAAGGCAAGCTGAACTATGCGTGGCCGGCGCAGGTCAACAAGCTGATTGCCAGTGGAGAATTTGACCTCGTCCTCTCGATCGGCCAGGTGGTACCGCATGAAGTCATCGGCATGGCCAACTACAACAAAAACATTCTGGTCGGCACCGGCGGCCGCGAAGGCATCAACCGCAGCCACTATCTCGGCGCTGTTTATGGCATGGAGCGTATCATGGGCCGCGCAGACAACCCTGTCCGCCAGGTGCTCAATTACGCTTCAGACCATTTCCTGAAAGACGTCCCTCTGGTCTATGTCCACACCGTGGTCGGCCGCGACCCAGAAGGCCATCTGGTCGTGCGCGGTCTGTTTGTCGGTGACGACAAAGAGTGCTTCCATCGCGCTGCAGACCTCAGTCTGCAAGTCAACTTCGAGATGCTCGAACGGCCCATACAGAAAGCGGTCGTTTATCTTGAACCTCATGAGTTTAAAAGCACCTGGCTGGGCAATAAGGCCATCTACCGCACGCGCATGGCCCTGGCCGATGGCGGGGAGCTCATCATCCTGGCCCCTGGGGTTAAGGAATTTGGCGAAGACCCGGCCATTGACCGGCTCATCCGCAGATATGGTTACTGCGGAACGCCTGCCACTCTGGCCGCGGTCGAAAAAGACCCGGAGTTGGCCTCTGACCTGAGCGCCGCGGCACACCTGATTCACGGCTCTTCTGAGGGCCGTTTTCACATTACATACTGTCCTGGGCATCTGACCCGGGAAGAGATCGAGAGTGCCGGGTTCCGTTATGGCGACCTCGCCAGCATGACGGCACGTTACAACCCGGACACCCTTAAAAACGGCCAGAACACCGTCAACGGCGAGGAGATCTTTTTCATTTCCAATCCTGGTTTGGGCCTTTGGGCCGATCGCGGGCGGTTTCACTCATAA
- a CDS encoding tagaturonate epimerase family protein — protein MGHSLTLPKYSIGTGDRFAHQAKAQLSACLQAFQAGIEVIPVWNKSNREHTIIGSGPASTRAAADAAVQALGWKLPYFCDADHIGMATVDRFLPACDFYTIDVAEEIGKPAEKSAVDAFIRRHPELLGEVRVAGIQEPLLITREFLEQVANKFLAAIQQAAAIYRKIEAAKGAGSFITEVSMDETDSPQTPAELLIILAAAADEKIPLQTIAPKFSGRFNKGVDYVGDVAQFEREFALDIAAIAYAVRHYGLPQNLKLSVHSGSDKFSIYAPIHRTLKKFNAGVHLKTAGTTWLEELIGLAEAGGDGLALAKEIYAQAFDHRQELCAPYATVIDIDPAKLPAPREVAQWSPEQYTSALRHDPRSPAYNSSFRQLLHVGFKIAAKMGNRYLDLLEANEPIVARNVKENLYARHIAPVFLGKGPEA, from the coding sequence ATGGGCCATTCACTCACGCTGCCGAAGTATTCCATCGGGACAGGCGACCGGTTTGCGCACCAGGCCAAAGCGCAGCTCTCTGCCTGCCTCCAGGCCTTCCAGGCCGGCATAGAGGTCATACCAGTCTGGAACAAATCGAACCGCGAGCACACCATCATTGGTTCAGGACCGGCCTCCACCCGCGCTGCCGCCGATGCTGCCGTACAGGCCCTGGGCTGGAAGCTGCCCTACTTCTGCGATGCCGACCATATTGGCATGGCCACGGTGGACCGCTTTCTGCCCGCCTGCGACTTCTACACCATTGATGTCGCCGAAGAGATTGGCAAACCAGCGGAAAAGTCTGCCGTGGACGCATTCATCCGGCGCCACCCTGAGCTGCTCGGCGAGGTCCGGGTCGCAGGCATTCAAGAGCCGCTCCTCATCACCCGCGAGTTCCTGGAGCAGGTGGCCAACAAATTTCTTGCCGCCATCCAGCAGGCCGCCGCAATCTACCGCAAAATCGAGGCCGCCAAAGGCGCAGGCAGCTTCATTACGGAAGTCTCCATGGACGAAACCGATTCCCCGCAAACACCTGCCGAGCTGCTCATTATTCTTGCTGCCGCCGCAGATGAAAAAATCCCCCTCCAGACCATCGCTCCGAAGTTCAGCGGTCGCTTCAACAAGGGTGTGGACTATGTGGGCGACGTGGCCCAATTTGAGCGAGAATTCGCCCTCGACATCGCCGCCATCGCCTATGCCGTGCGGCATTACGGACTGCCTCAGAACCTAAAGCTGAGCGTGCACTCGGGGAGCGACAAATTTTCCATCTACGCGCCCATCCACCGCACCCTCAAAAAGTTCAATGCCGGGGTCCACCTGAAGACCGCAGGCACCACCTGGCTGGAAGAACTCATCGGCCTGGCCGAGGCAGGCGGCGATGGACTTGCGCTGGCCAAAGAGATTTACGCCCAGGCATTCGATCATCGCCAGGAGCTTTGTGCGCCCTATGCAACGGTCATTGATATTGATCCGGCAAAGCTGCCTGCGCCCAGGGAGGTCGCGCAGTGGTCCCCTGAGCAGTACACCTCGGCGCTGCGTCATGATCCCCGCTCTCCGGCCTATAACAGCAGCTTCCGCCAGCTTCTGCACGTTGGCTTTAAGATTGCCGCAAAAATGGGCAACCGTTATCTTGATCTGCTGGAGGCGAATGAGCCAATCGTGGCCCGCAATGTGAAGGAAAACCTCTATGCGCGGCACATCGCTCCGGTATTTTTGGGGAAAGGTCCAGAAGCATGA
- the opgC gene encoding OpgC domain-containing protein translates to MHLPKPQRQPELDALRGLFLVWMTLTHLPTRFSDFVNQPIGYVSSAEGFVFLSAMLVGRVYMRKALEDGAALRATLWKRSLRIYAYHLLMLALAFTVAAAYAVRTHRAAIYNLLDFYIAHPVVAVAGSVLLLYCPPLLDILPMYVIFLFFSPLVLTWAVRRGWGWILAGSMAFWLFAQFGLRDAVHNVIVHLTHLPIPLQETGAFNLFAWQAVWIAGLWLGSKSALGEMPLRRIPGQVVAVCAVVCLFFIGVRHSWLGPHLTQQALGMKLDKWQIGPLRVMNLVTFTVVFYWLRKYVLRLVAIEPFLTLGKASLHVFCAHVFFVFVGLALLVNDVPELHGWPAVILLAGTFAGLILVAVREVRNQRAKKHRLEQEKQRKQQAAPVFH, encoded by the coding sequence ATGCATCTTCCTAAGCCCCAGAGACAGCCCGAGCTTGATGCCCTGCGAGGGTTGTTTCTCGTCTGGATGACGCTGACGCACCTGCCGACGCGCTTCAGCGATTTTGTGAACCAGCCCATCGGCTATGTTTCTTCGGCCGAAGGTTTTGTCTTTCTTTCCGCCATGCTGGTAGGCCGCGTATACATGCGCAAGGCTTTGGAGGATGGAGCGGCCCTGCGGGCGACCTTGTGGAAGCGGTCGCTGCGGATCTACGCTTACCATCTGCTGATGCTGGCGCTGGCCTTTACGGTGGCGGCGGCCTACGCGGTAAGGACCCACCGCGCCGCCATCTATAATCTGCTGGATTTCTACATTGCCCATCCGGTGGTGGCCGTGGCCGGATCCGTGCTGCTGCTCTATTGTCCGCCGCTGCTGGACATTCTTCCGATGTATGTGATTTTTCTGTTTTTCTCGCCACTGGTGCTGACCTGGGCCGTCAGACGAGGGTGGGGCTGGATTCTGGCAGGGAGCATGGCTTTCTGGCTCTTTGCACAATTTGGATTGCGCGACGCCGTCCACAATGTGATTGTTCACCTCACGCACCTGCCGATTCCCCTACAGGAGACCGGGGCCTTTAATCTGTTTGCCTGGCAGGCGGTCTGGATTGCCGGCCTGTGGCTGGGTTCGAAGTCTGCACTGGGCGAAATGCCGCTCCGGCGCATTCCCGGCCAGGTGGTTGCCGTGTGCGCGGTGGTTTGTCTTTTCTTTATTGGGGTCCGTCATAGCTGGCTGGGACCGCACCTGACCCAGCAGGCGTTGGGGATGAAGCTGGACAAGTGGCAGATTGGCCCGCTGCGGGTGATGAATCTTGTCACCTTTACAGTGGTCTTTTACTGGCTGCGCAAATATGTACTGCGGCTGGTGGCCATTGAGCCGTTTTTGACGTTGGGGAAGGCCTCACTGCACGTCTTTTGCGCCCATGTCTTCTTTGTCTTTGTTGGATTGGCGCTGCTGGTGAATGATGTACCGGAGTTGCATGGCTGGCCTGCCGTCATACTGCTGGCGGGCACTTTTGCCGGTCTGATCCTGGTTGCGGTGCGTGAAGTGCGCAACCAGAGAGCAAAAAAGCACAGGCTGGAGCAGGAGAAACAGCGCAAACAGCAGGCGGCCCCGGTCTTCCATTAG